TTGACCATGTACTCAACCAAAGAACCATCGAAACCATGCATGTCAAAAGCAGTAGGATCATAAGTATCTGCATTGTAACAGTACTTGGCTCTCTCCAAAAGCCCAAATATAATGCTGTCCTCTTGACGGATCAAAGAGTTCCTGATACCTTCAAGAGTCAAACTCTCACTTTCATCCACTCGTTCCTTCCCTATCAACGatctataacaacaacaacaacagcatcaaaaaccaaactttactTCAAATTCACacaaacagaacaaaaagaTTTCTAATTTAAGCAAAATCACAATGGTAATCTAAAAGTTGAGAATTTGAGAATTGAGgatgaaaaataacaaaatcacaAAGGGTTATCTCAATTTCTCAATAGGAatctaaaaattgaaacctTATTTGGTTTTGTATACATATACATACCCAGCAAGTGTCATAACGGCTTGAACAGAGCTGGTTCCAGAGCGTGGCTTTGATGACTGAGGAAGAGAGCAACGAACAGAGAAGGAAGATTTAGATGATGGAAGAGGACGAAGAGTGGAAATGGGTGTTGAGGTTGATAATTCACGTCGATGGTCGAGGAACCCACCAGTCGCAGAGGAGCAACAAGACgatctcatcatcaacaatgACGCCTCCATTGATGTGAATTACAGAGCAGACGGAGAAAACAGAGAATTAGAGGAAGAGAGAGCGAGTCATTTgcagagagagaggggaagagATGGTTTAAGGTAGTGTTTGGGGGTAGGTGCAGTGGGTGAGGAGACAGAGttggtgagagagagatagaagaggTAGGGTTGTGTCTGCGTGCACGTCTTTCGCCCACGAAagtgttctgttctgttttaccttttttttatgtgtttctcATTAATTTCTATCAATaatatttgatgaaaaataCCTTAAAAATAGCACAGTTTTATTATTGTATAAAaggtaataatatatttttgtattaattgtcaactcattcaaaatattattctattttAGTTCTTTTACAATATTTTCAACTAGGTAATTAGACTGTTGATGTGATGTTGCGGagaaaattatcatatataaagtttgttatataaatttatatttaagtaATTATATATGATAATGATACTATAATCTGTTTTGTGTCAATTACTTAATAACAAATTACacatcaaaatttttttataaacatataaacaaaaatttacaataaagTGACACAATAATgtttgttgtgacttgtgacttgtgatataatttaaaagtatagtaatattattaactatggatgaatggcaaaaaaaaaaaaccaaacaaactacACCTAAGGATTGAAAATGGGGAAAATTCCCTAAAAAAcatcaactattttttatttgtaaaaaactaTGCGAACATTTAACATTTCTAACAATAGataacaattaaattttctgTCTTTTATAATACACAAAGTATAAAGTATTCATAAGatcacaaataaataaaaaaaatcaattttacaCTTTAGAAAAAACATTGGAGGTTATTGATTTGGGATTTGAATAgaattttaaagactttaaatgttatgtgGAATATGTTGTTaatagatttaaattttgttaaactcttttaaagtttattgttattagtttgtgatttataaaaagtcatttaaaatctaatataaatTTGGGTTATTTGATCCGgatttttataaagttaatataagttttgtattattcaattaaaaaaaaatataatttaggattgttaatgaattcaattattatgttattggttcatgattttatacactttcttcacaaaataaagttatggaaaatatcacaaatatatagagattgtttggagcactttacaagattttagaaaactaatcaacaaaactataacatactctctagcaatctttaaaaacttttcaataattcacttttgatgatttttttggagtattcaaatttttttataaattagaatccaaaaATACCccctaattatatttttaaaaattaataaatataaaaagaaagaaaaactcaatttatggttttttctcTTTATGTTGTGTAACACCATTAAAGCTCAATACGAGATTATTTATTCTCATACTATTTAGGATAGAAAATGTGACAACAAATTCATTAGATAATGCTCTAGGTTCCAACTATTGTTGTTGGATCTCACTTTGAAGATTTGAATTGGGAAAATTGTAGAATTGTAATTTTGTTCAGTTATTACGATCATTAGGTTAGTAAACTTGATTTCTTAGACGTTAATGGTATGATCAGGAAAATATAGGTTGAACAACagatttttaattaagagattacaaatttttatatattttactcaatttgtaattaaaaatactagGTAATAACCCGCACTACATGCGGGATAAAtagactcaaataaaattattacaagtaaaattattatttggaatttaaggcgttataataataattttacacataattttttttattttattcaaatttacatttaattattttgtgtaaaaatatatttcacccaTGAAATGTGgaatataatgttaattattatgataattttgataatgttatttatttttaagattattgtaataattaatttttaatatatactcattttgtttcataaagagtgtcattttagaattttatttttgtttcacaaaaagtgtcattttacattttactattttatattttcaatgcatctttttcattagattttctagttttacctTTAATCTCTGACCAAATTAAcccattaaacatttattaaataagggcatatatgtatatttttatatttttctaatttatttgaaatgggtcaaaatgacacttattgtgaaacagagggagcacttgaatagtcatcaaatttttaaaaattggagaataagttttatatttcaaaaagttaaatagatgaataagtttttaatagtttatgaaatgtaatttactttaaatcattaaatatgttatgaaaatgataattaaattattaactttatatatttttttaaatagttgatatttttttttaatagttgatgaagtcttacatttttaaaaactaatagaaagaaacattaccttatatattctaatgacacatttatgtaaataataatgaaataaagatttccttatatattttattggcacatttaataaatcaaaagatttatttttgtaaatatatttatcttgaAATGTTTAATGGTAATTAAATCTTCAAATCGTTTTGGCGAcgacacatcaacattttcaacaaaatgcttctctattaatatataggggatgagaaaaaaacaattttgttgacaaaaacaaaaaaatatgattaaaaataatttataaaaagagCAAATAAGAATAAATTGAACATTTGATCTTCAAAATCACTACAATCAATTTCGTGATGGATAATTCCAACTTGTGTTAGAAGTTATCTTAGTAAGAAGTTGGTTAAGGAGATAAGAGATAAGGACTCAcaaacaagatcaaaataaTGAGGAGCTTATTTAGATAAGGTTTTGTGTTGTAATCCTATTAGAGTTAAGAGTTGTCTAATTCAATATAAATAGAGAGGTCTATGAAGAGGTGTTTCATATGACTtgagagagatttagtttttgaaaaattttctaaatcaataagaaaTGTGTTCTTACTTTCAAGCTTTTAAACTTAGATTTGGTATCAAAGCAAGGTTGTGTCTCTAATCAAGAACAGGTGGAGAAAACTCTTTGAAACCAAGCATGGGGGACGAACAGAATCCACCGTCGCGAACAAAAGACCTTGGAGCACCATCAATCCAATGTCCGTTGCTAACATCAACAAACTACACAGTTTGgtcgatgaggatgaagatcatacTTCGAGTCAGCGAAGTTTGGAATACAATCAAACCTGGATCCACtaatgaaaagaagaatgatAATGTGACAGCTCTTTTGTTTCAATCTGTTCCTGAGTCACTTATCTTGCAAGTAGGAGAGCAAGATTCAACCAAAACTCTTTGGAATGCTATCTGATCACGTCACCAAGTAGCGGAACATGTAAAAGAAGCAAGACTTCAGACCTTGTTAGCAGAACTAGAGTGTTTGAAGATGAATTATTCGGATTCGGTGGATGATTTTGCAGGCAAGATTTCAGGCCTTGCACCGCAGTCAGCTTCTTTGGGAGAGACCATTGAAGAATCAAAACTGGTGAAGAAGTTTCTTACTGGACTTCCTAGAACCAAATTCATTCATATAGTAGCCTCTTTGGAGCAAGTTCTCGACTTAAATACAACGACGTTTGCAGACATAGTAGGGAGGTTAAGGCTTATGAAGAACATATTGGAGAAGTAAATCAAGGCGAAGATCAAGGTAAATTAATGTTTACCAATACTCCCTCTAACAATCGTGGAGGCTATGGTGGTTTCCAAGGAGGATCTAGAGGTAGATGCAGCTATGGTAGAGGAAGCTACGGTAGAAGGTGGTTTCGGTAGAGGTAGGGGTCGACGGAGATTCAATGGCCAAAACCAAGGAGGAGAAACCACATAAGATAACCAAAAACAACTTAAGGGGAAGCTTATTTAGATAAGGCTTTGTGTTGTAATCCTATTAGAATTATGAGTTGTCTAATTCAATATAAATAGAAAGGTCTATGAAGAGATTTTTCATATGACTTGAcagagatttagtttttgaactTAGATTTCCAACATGACAATTCGAATGAAATTAAGCTTTGTCCCTAAACGAGTGTTAAGTGTTTAGCCTGATGGAAAGATAAAACACCACATAGATAAGATGCTTTCAAACCATTGTGTAATTTCGAGGATCATACACCAAACCCTAGGGTctgaatggtaactgcggttAGGGCGGACAAATCCGTCTGTGGACCAGACCGCCCTGTTTTTAAGTATGGACAACAAACCGCAACGGTCCAGAAAAGCGGTGCGCAGTTGATCCGCTgcggttttgtttctgttttctgtaAACCGCATCACTGCGGACTACACATGATAAAtggtaaatactaaataaaaaacgGTCTGATCCGCAGATAGATTTGTCCTCAGCCGGTGCAACCATTCACACTCCTAGTGTTATATGCATTGCAGCCCATTCCCCAAATACAAAAATGtctctttttctatttgtaATTCGTTGAACGTATGTACATGCCGCGGATAATATCCAGAAATTATatcacacttttctttttttttaaagtttctcaaactctctctgtttcttcttcttcataatgCGAATCCTAATCCCCATCTTTAAAGCTTATTAATCCACACCATCTCCACTGGATCCGACATCGACTATGACGTCATCGCTACCTGTCCGAGCTCCGTCATGGGTTTCATCCCGGAGAATCTTCGAAGAGAGACTCCAAGAGCTTCCCAAGTGCGCTAACTTAAGCCAAGTGAAGCAGCTTCACGCCCAGATCATTCGGCGGAACCTTCACCAAGATCTTCACATAGCACCGAAGCTAATCTCAGCTCTTTCTCTCTGCCGTCAAACCGGTTTAGCTCTTAGGGTTTTCAATCAGGTTTCAGAACCGAACGTTCACCTTTGCAATTCTCTGATTAGAGCTCACGCGTTGAACTCGCAGCCGTACCAAGCTTTCTTCGTTTTCTCTGAGATGCAAAGATTTGGTCTTTTCGCTGATAATTTCACTTACCCTTTTCTTCTCAAAGCTTGTTCGGGTCAATCATGGTTACCTGTGGTGAAGATGATGCATAATCATATCGAAAAATTGGGGCTTTCGTCTGATATCTATGTACCCAATGCTCTCATTGATTGTTATTCTAGATGCGGTGGTTTGGGTGTTAGAGAGGCGATgaagttgtttgagaagatGGGTGAGAGAGATACTGTGTCTTGGAACTCGATGCTTGGTGGGTTAGTGAAAGCAGGGGAACTGAGAGATGCTCGCCAgttgttcgatgaaatgcctcaAAGGGATTTGATTAGTTGGAATACTATGTTGGATGGGTATGCTAGATGTAGAGAGATGAGTCAAGCCTTTGAATTGTTTGAGAAGATGCCTGAGAGGAATACTGTGTCTTGGTCTACGATGGTTATGGGTTATAGTAAAGCTGGAGATATGGAAATGGCTAAAATTATGTTTGATAAGATGCCATTGCCGGCTAAAAATGTGGTCACTTGGACGATCATTATTGCTGGATATGCGGAGAAGGGGCTTGTGAAGGAGGCTGATAAATTAGTCGACCAAATGGTGGCTTCAGGATTGAGATTTGATGCCGCAGCTGCTATTAGTATCTTGGCTGCTTGTGCTGAGTCTGGTTTGCTCAGTTTAGGAATGAGGGTTCATTCTCTAATCAAAAGGTCTAACCTCAATTCTAATGCTTCTGTGTTAAATGCGCTACTTGATATGTATGCAAAATGTGGTAGCCTAGAAAATGCGTTTGATGTGTTTAACAACATGCCCAAGAAGGACCTTGTCTCTTGGAACACTATGCTTCATGGTTTTGGTGTTCATGGCCACGGTAAGGAAGCAATTGAGCTTTTTTCGAGAATGAGAAGGGAAGGGATTCGGCCTGATAAAGTCACATTTATTGCTGTTTTGTGTTCCTGCAATCACGCTGGTCTCATTGATGAAGGCGTAGATTACTTCTACTCGATGGAGAAAGTGTATGATCTTGTTCCACAAGTTGAACACTACGGTTGTCTTGTTGACCTATTAGGTCGAGGGGGCCGGTTAAAGGAAGCTGTTAAAGTTGTCCAAACAATGCCTATGAAACCCAATGTTGTTATTTGGGGTGCTCTTCTTGGAGCGTGCAGGATGCATAACAATGTGGATCTGGCTAAGGAAATCCTGGATCCTCTGGTTAAGTTAGACCCTTCGGATCCGGGAAACTATACGCTGCTGTCAAATATTTATGCAGCAGCAGAGGATTGGGCAGGGGTTGCTGACATAAGGTCAAAGATGAAGAGCATGGGAGTAGAGAAACCATCTGGAGCTAGTTCGGTTGAATTGGAGGATGGGATACACGAGTTTACAGTGTTTGACAAGTCACACCCAAAATCTGATCAAATATATCAGATGCTTGGTACTCTAAATGGACCTCCAGATACCGGTGAGCTGGTTGCTGTGGGATAAATTGCTTAGTTTATTATGTTCACAATGCAAGGATTTCGTCAAAGCCACATTGTCAAGATCTTTAGGTAATATATCGATATAGGCTGTGTACACCAGCATTCAACAGTGTGGCCTAGGCCATAAATTTGTAGTTCATTTTCCATAGGAACACAGATGGTTTTATCCTTGTAATTCACAAAATTTGAGGAGTTCGGGTAttgtatatatacaacataattTAATCATCTTGTTTGCAATACTAACTTCAGAGATGGAGTTTCTGGGTCTTAATTTTACAACAGGGTCTGTGATCAATCTTAAAGATGACAGTAACAAGAGAAGATCATGCAGGACAAAAAGACTATCAAACTGCCACATAACCTCACTGTGAGTAATATTGTGACtttgtagaaaatattaaacaaaacatgGGTCGGTGATCCTTAGAACTTGAATtgtaaaagactaaaaaaactTCACTGATGATATATTGTTGGTGATGTACTACCATTGGACGTCAGTATGATGACGTATTGTTTGGTGATGTTACCTTTGTACTAACCAACTAGTTGGTAGAATAGATGTTTAAGTCAAGTTAGAACAAAGGCGTGGagtttatattattacaaaatcaatgtgttaatgattttgagttgatcTTAAATTTCCTTATTGAAGTGATTTCTATTGAAATAGTAATACAATAATGAGGAAAAGAGGACCACCGATAGTGCCTCCTTTGATTTGTTCCATCCGCAATAGATGACTTTGATCATACCCAAAATAAAAGTCTACGAACTCATTGGATTATTGTAATTCACTTCTATTTAAGACCCTTTGATGAATGATTCAAATTTTACTGATTAAAAGAGATAGAGGGTGAGAGATTGTGGGGAGGGAGTTTATCTAGTTGGTGGATCTAGTaattgcatgtttttttttccataggAGTGGGTAAGTAACTGCAGAGGCAAACCTTGAGTGGCCACTAGGCATACACATCACCAGAAAAAGGTGATAAAAGATTTGTCTCTTATCCAAAATCCAAAGGCATATTGAAATGTCTATCTTTAAATACATCAACACCTTATAGGGTTAAGGTATATCCATTGCCCATTCCTCTGACTAGGACCCTTAGAACTTAACTCATTCAGCCTGTGGTTCACAATTGTCTACTCTCTTTTATTTAGATGTTACTTTTATGTTCTGCTTTCACTTCACACGAACTAAAGTGAATTGAgtcagagaaaaagagaaagatagaggggagtgagagagagagatagaataACATGGAGGCTTGTTTTCTTACCTCAAGATCACTCTCTGGTAACAAAGAGCTTGTCCCGTTCATCAAATCCAGAATCTTTT
The Camelina sativa cultivar DH55 chromosome 6, Cs, whole genome shotgun sequence genome window above contains:
- the LOC104790558 gene encoding pentatricopeptide repeat-containing protein At3g29230-like, which produces MTSSLPVRAPSWVSSRRIFEERLQELPKCANLSQVKQLHAQIIRRNLHQDLHIAPKLISALSLCRQTGLALRVFNQVSEPNVHLCNSLIRAHALNSQPYQAFFVFSEMQRFGLFADNFTYPFLLKACSGQSWLPVVKMMHNHIEKLGLSSDIYVPNALIDCYSRCGGLGVREAMKLFEKMGERDTVSWNSMLGGLVKAGELRDARQLFDEMPQRDLISWNTMLDGYARCREMSQAFELFEKMPERNTVSWSTMVMGYSKAGDMEMAKIMFDKMPLPAKNVVTWTIIIAGYAEKGLVKEADKLVDQMVASGLRFDAAAAISILAACAESGLLSLGMRVHSLIKRSNLNSNASVLNALLDMYAKCGSLENAFDVFNNMPKKDLVSWNTMLHGFGVHGHGKEAIELFSRMRREGIRPDKVTFIAVLCSCNHAGLIDEGVDYFYSMEKVYDLVPQVEHYGCLVDLLGRGGRLKEAVKVVQTMPMKPNVVIWGALLGACRMHNNVDLAKEILDPLVKLDPSDPGNYTLLSNIYAAAEDWAGVADIRSKMKSMGVEKPSGASSVELEDGIHEFTVFDKSHPKSDQIYQMLGTLNGPPDTGELVAVG